TGCTCGCCGGCCTGGATTGGATCGTGGCCGACCACTCCCCGGGAACGGCGGCGGTGGCCAACCTGAGCCTTGGCTACCCGGGCGTGGTGTCGTCGCTGGATGCTGCCGTTGAAGTTCTCATCGCCGACGGGGTGACGGTGGTGGTGGCGGCGGGCAACGACGGCATTGATGCCTGCGGGGTCAGCCCGGCGCGCGTCCCTGGCGCCGTGACCGTGGGGGCCACCGACAGCACGGATTTCTCGCCGGATTGGTCGAACTACAGCTCCTGCCTCGATCTCTTCGCGCCAGGCGTCAGCATTGTGTCGTCGTGGAACACGAGCAACACCGCCACCGCAGTAGCCCAAGGCACCTCAATGGCGGCCCCCCATGTCGCCGGGGCCGCCGCGGTGCTCCTCGGTGCCAATCCCACCCTCACTCCGGCGGGGGTAAGCGCCGCTCTCGTGGCTGCGGCAACCACCGGTGTGGTTACCAACGGGGGCTCCGGCTCTCCGAATCGTCTCCTCTTTTCGGGGGCTGTGGCGCCGGTAAAGCCGGGCAACGACGTATTCACAGCGGCCACCGGGTTTTCGTTGACCGGAATAAACACCCAGAGGGGCTCCAACGTGAGCGCCACCGCTGAGCTCGGTGAACCGGCTCATGCGAGTTCGCCCAGTGGGTCATCGGTGTGGTGGAAGTTCACGGCCCCCGCCTCCGGCACGGTGACGTTGTCCACCCCAGGGTCCAGCTTCGACACGTTGCTCGCGGTGTATACGGGTGGATCAGTGAACTCGCTGATCGAAGTGGCTGCCAACGACGACATCGTTGGTGGAACCACGAGCGAGGTGTCGTTTCCGGTGATGCCGGGGGTTACCTATCGCGTGGCGGTGGATGGCTATAACGCTGCGATGGGAACCATCGCTCTCTTCCATACCTGGGCTCCCGACACCCCTCCGGTGGGGGTG
This portion of the Acidimicrobiia bacterium genome encodes:
- a CDS encoding S8 family peptidase; amino-acid sequence: MLLATLPLGPTVASASPPSGAVAKRAGSPPPSHVVQGSYIVRFAAGVEPSARAAEMKTRGGAFAGASVEHTYRSVFPGASMRLSVEAADALRRDPKVLSVEPDQVISLDSTQTGAPWGLDRSDQRSLPLSGSYTYGGTGAGVTAYIVDSGIRASHVDFGGRVRSGFTAVDDGYGTTGCQGHGTHVAGSVGGSTYGMAKQVSLVAVRVFPCAGDGSTSDLLAGLDWIVADHSPGTAAVANLSLGYPGVVSSLDAAVEVLIADGVTVVVAAGNDGIDACGVSPARVPGAVTVGATDSTDFSPDWSNYSSCLDLFAPGVSIVSSWNTSNTATAVAQGTSMAAPHVAGAAAVLLGANPTLTPAGVSAALVAAATTGVVTNGGSGSPNRLLFSGAVAPVKPGNDVFTAATGFSLTGINTQRGSNVSATAELGEPAHASSPSGSSVWWKFTAPASGTVTLSTPGSSFDTLLAVYTGGSVNSLIEVAANDDIVGGTTSEVSFPVMPGVTYRVAVDGYNAAMGTIALFHTWAPDTPPVGVLFTALTPARILDSRVATTVGPYSSAWGAGVQRDVPVAGVGGVPADAVSVVVNVTVTGTTAGSYLTVWPAGEGRPNASSLNWSSGATRA